The DNA window ACTGCGCTTAGCCACAGTGTTTGGGATCTCCCCCAGGCTTCGACTGGATCTTCTGGTGAATGACCTCACCCACAAGGCAATCACCGTGAAGCACTTTGATCTATACCAGGGGAATTTCAGACGCACTTTCCTACACGTCAGGGATGCTGCAAGGGCTTTTGCCTTTGCGCTGGAAAATTTTGATGGGATGAAAGGAGAAGCTTTTAATGTTGGTGACGATCGCATGAACATGTCTAAAGCACAAGTTGCAAAGTTGATAGAAGAATTGGTTCCTGATTGTACTATCACGAACACGGAGAATGGAGAAGACAAGGATAAAAGGAACTATGAAGTTTCATATAACAAAATTCGAAATCTAGGATTTAAGGCCACAATTTCCATTGATGATGGAATAAAGGAACTGCTGAAAATTGTACCATTACTTTCACCAGAAGATGTTTACAGGGCCAAGAATGTATGACATTGCTATTTTAGGACTGAAATAAGTGATCTAAGGATTTCAGGCCACAATTCAGAAAAAGAATGGAATAATGGAATTACTGAAATTTTACCATTACTTTCACCAGAAGATGTTTGCCGAGCCAAGAATGTATGACGTATGCATGGACGATACATAGGACTGCAGTTAGAGATCCAGGATTTAGGGCCATAATTTCAGTTGAGGATGGTATAAATTTTACCCTTACTTTTACCAGAAAATGATAACCGGGCCAAGAATGAATGAGACAGGCAAGGACGCTATTATAGGACTGTATTTATTGAAGGGAGGGTCTTTGATTTAGATAAAGCTTTGAGGCTTTACTATAAAGAGAGGCATGTACTGTATACGCCCTTTTTCTTCATATTCGCGTGCGTCTAAACACCCATTTGTAGTACATCAGATGAGAATGCTCTAAGGCCATTGTAGGTGAGGCCATTTTAGCTGTTGTTTATGTATGGATAAAGtgtttgagaaaaaaagcttGCAAAATAATTTCACATACGTGACGTAAacctagcctcctccgcaggcatcgCTTTGCCCAGATAGCAGCAGAAAAGAAACACAGGCGCTCGGGATTACTGTGGTGATTAATTTGtcgaccacaggaatcccgagtcTTGGTTTTTAATGTTCAGAGActcctgcggaggaggctaacGTAAACCCTCTCCTAGATAAACGAACGCGGCTAAGCCCCTTCCTCAATCGTTGAGCCATAGACCTCCATTTGTGAGCAGGTTTTTGCCACTTATGCATCATAGCCTGGCTTTGGAAATCTGTGGAAGGGGAAGGGGTAGTGgcggggggggaagggggtagtggcggggggggagggtggaaaTCTGCTTGGCACGGGGATGGTTACGTCATGGAGTAATGAGCATTGAGCAGTGCATTTCCGGTTCCGCTTGACCTCGAATCCCTCGGCCCCGCTTCCGTGAACTTGCAAACTGGTGCGACAACGGCTTTGTTTTCAAGGGCTATCAGTTACAGCGATAAACGGTGCTTGAACCTCCGACTGATCGATGCCATACGGTGCTGGAAAGAAAACCAGTCTCTCGTCACGTATTCTGTTCAATGGTACACCACTTCTACACTTCCAGTCCTATTATCACTCGAGCTATTTGATCGCAAGCGTTTTCTTTATCTTCTAAAAGATACGATTGCCGCGATAGCCAGATACCAACTGAGAAATCTGTGCAGTGTCCGCCAGAGCTGTCGTCCCCAGGTCCTCCGGGTCGGAGTGTCGAGTGATGTTGAGTCTCATTGTAATGCAAATACTCAACCCGACCTACCTTCCTACTACTAGCAAACTACCAGGTTACTCAATAGCAATTAAACTCCTAGACGCACAATACAACCATGGTTGATCTCAACGACGAGCAAATTGGAGAGCTTAAGGATGCATTCTCGCTCTTTGACAAGACTGGCAAGGGATATATCGATGCGGATATTGTAATCGATGTTCTACGTGCAGTTGGGCTGAATCCACAGATCGATGACATCAAGAAGACCGAGAAAGAGCTCGGTACAAAACCAGTGAGCTTTGATTCCTTCCTCTCCCTCTACGTGTCGTACAGTAAAAAACCTCAAGGAGGAATGGAGGAGTTTATCGAGGGACTGCGAGCGTTTGACAATAACAGCGATGG is part of the Nematostella vectensis chromosome 13, jaNemVect1.1, whole genome shotgun sequence genome and encodes:
- the LOC5519547 gene encoding myosin-2 essential light chain, with amino-acid sequence MVDLNDEQIGELKDAFSLFDKTGKGYIDADIVIDVLRAVGLNPQIDDIKKTEKELGTKPVSFDSFLSLYVSYSKKPQGGMEEFIEGLRAFDNNSDGTMSSAQLRNLLTSLGDTLTPDQADAIVALQDNHGTIEYEKLVDKVMAN